A stretch of the Clostridium botulinum genome encodes the following:
- a CDS encoding FMN-dependent NADH-azoreductase — MKKLLYITVNSKPEELSSSKIVGRAFVNRFLERHEEFKVEELDLYKEHIPRLEYPYFEKRNCVVNKDDFNKLDENQKKEVHKIVELCHQFKEADMYVIAAPMWSLSFPAPLKEYIDCIVQDGKTIEITRESMEGLLDDKTRGMVYIQSSGASIPWLLKMVLNKGVNYVESIMRAMGIKRFHELLVDGTGSTEEERIEAINRALKNIDNVIDDVWK, encoded by the coding sequence ATGAAAAAACTATTATATATTACTGTAAATTCAAAACCAGAAGAATTATCTTCTAGCAAAATAGTTGGAAGAGCATTTGTAAATAGATTTTTGGAAAGACATGAGGAATTTAAGGTTGAGGAGTTGGACTTATATAAAGAGCATATACCAAGATTAGAATATCCATACTTCGAAAAAAGAAATTGTGTTGTAAATAAAGATGATTTTAACAAGCTAGATGAAAATCAGAAAAAAGAAGTGCATAAAATAGTTGAATTATGCCATCAATTTAAAGAGGCTGATATGTATGTTATTGCAGCTCCAATGTGGAGTTTATCATTTCCAGCACCATTAAAAGAATATATAGATTGTATAGTTCAAGATGGAAAAACCATAGAAATAACAAGAGAAAGCATGGAAGGCTTATTAGATGATAAAACAAGGGGGATGGTATATATACAATCATCCGGAGCATCAATACCTTGGCTACTAAAAATGGTATTAAATAAAGGAGTAAATTATGTAGAGTCTATAATGCGTGCAATGGGAATTAAAAGGTTTCATGAACTTTTAGTAGATGGAACGGGTTCAACTGAAGAAGAAAGAATAGAAGCTATAAATAGAGCTTTGAAAAACATAGATAATGTAATAGATGATGTATGGAAGTAA